A region of the Polaribacter sp. L3A8 genome:
TAAGTACTTACTTTTTCTATTAATACAGCTACTTAAACAAAACAACACATTTAATTTTAAGCTTCTTTAAATTCATTTTTGATTTGTTTTATCCAGGTTTTTAAACGATCATCAGTTAATTGAGATTCATTATCATGATCTAATGCTAAACCATAGAACAGATCTTCGTTGTCTTCAATAATGGCAACAGATTCTGTATAACGATAACCTTCTGTAGGCCAATAACCAACTACTTTACCTCCATTTTCTATAATTACTTTAGCAAGTATTCCGATACCATCTACAAAATACTCTGCATAACCAATTTGATCTCCCAAACCATAAATAGCGACTGTTTTACCTGTAAAATTAATTGTTTTAAAATCATCAAAAAAATCTTCCCAATCGCTCTGTAAATCTCCATCATACCAAGTTGATAAACCTATTATGATAGTTCTATATTTATTAAAATCACAAATAGAAACATCCCCAATTTCAGATAACTCTAAATTTCCATCTACCCAATATTCTTCAAAATATTTCGTGATTTCATCTGTTACACCGGTATCAGAACCATAAAACAACCCTATTTTTTCTAATTCTCCCACTTTTATCTATTTATTTACAATGCAAAAATACACTTATTTTTATTTATTCTAAATAAAAATAAGTGTATTTTTGACAAAAAATCAAATGTTTTATTTGCAAACCATTTATCATAACAATATTGGTACTACATATTTTTTAAAAGATAACTTAGACTCCGATCTAAATATGAATAAAATTCAAATAATAATTGGTGATATAGCTTTAATATTAGAAAATAATGAGCTTTTTTCTTTTTTGGAAGTCATAGAATCGGTGAAAATGGATTGTAAATGTGATGCTTGTAATGAACTCAAACAAATAACCTGCAATACAAGTTATACCAAACTAATTTTAAAATCAACAAGAAAAAATATAAATGAGTTAGAAGATCTTGTAAAAGGCACTATTTTTGAAATTCAATTAAACTCTTTAATTAATTAAAATAAAAAAATGCAATTATCAGAAACTCATATTGTTGAAAAGCTAGAAAAACCAATTCGTTTTCAAGAATATGCTGTTGGAATTTTTAAAACAATTCCTACAAAATCTGGTATTAAAAAAGCCATTAAAAAAGGACTTGTTTTTATTGATGATAATCTAGCTACAACCTCTAAATATATTTCTGGTGATGAAAAAATAACACTTTTCGAATCTGAAAACTCATCTACTTTTGAAAGATTAAAACTAGCTATTGAAGTTTTATTTGAAGACGATTACTTGGCAATAATATACAAACCTGCAGGCATTTTAGTCAGCGGAAACAAATTTGTAACCATTGCAAACGGTTTATCTCAGAATCTAAAAAAAAGTACTTTAGCTGATGCTGTAAAACCGCAACCAATTCACCGTTTAGATTATCCCACAAGTGGACTTTTATTAGCAGGAAAAACAAGTGCTGCAATTACAGAATTAGGCAAATTATTTAAAGATAAAGAAATTCAGAAAACGTATTACGCCGTTACTATAGGTAAAATGAATCCTGTTGGGTGTATAAACTTTCCTGTTGATGAAAAAAAATCTCATACCGATTTTGAAGTTTTAGAGTCTGTTGTTTCAGAACGTTTTGAGTTTTTAAACTTGGTAAAACTTTTACCAAAAACCGGAAGAAAACATCAATTAAGAAAACATTTATTTGCCATTG
Encoded here:
- a CDS encoding RluA family pseudouridine synthase; the encoded protein is MQLSETHIVEKLEKPIRFQEYAVGIFKTIPTKSGIKKAIKKGLVFIDDNLATTSKYISGDEKITLFESENSSTFERLKLAIEVLFEDDYLAIIYKPAGILVSGNKFVTIANGLSQNLKKSTLADAVKPQPIHRLDYPTSGLLLAGKTSAAITELGKLFKDKEIQKTYYAVTIGKMNPVGCINFPVDEKKSHTDFEVLESVVSERFEFLNLVKLLPKTGRKHQLRKHLFAIGNPILGDKEYFLENKILNGKGLFLHAATLDFIHPFTKEKILVTKELPKKFIKIFPNSQPPIQGLST
- a CDS encoding flavodoxin; translated protein: MGELEKIGLFYGSDTGVTDEITKYFEEYWVDGNLELSEIGDVSICDFNKYRTIIIGLSTWYDGDLQSDWEDFFDDFKTINFTGKTVAIYGLGDQIGYAEYFVDGIGILAKVIIENGGKVVGYWPTEGYRYTESVAIIEDNEDLFYGLALDHDNESQLTDDRLKTWIKQIKNEFKEA